The following proteins are co-located in the Solenopsis invicta isolate M01_SB chromosome 7, UNIL_Sinv_3.0, whole genome shotgun sequence genome:
- the LOC105198246 gene encoding DNA methyltransferase 1-associated protein 1 translates to MADVRDILDIEVPTTTELTKESILGSDKKSRKRYDYNKMPKRPEGMHREVFALLCKDNNDVPPLFPTDTAKGYKQVRAKLGMKKVRPWKWTPFTNPARTDGAVFHHWRRVADAGKEYPFAKFNKKVPIPTYTNAEYVQHLVINGWTKAETDHLFDLCRRFDLRFIIIKDRWDCANFPARSVEDLKERYYQVCAALTKAKSHSDKVYIFDAEHEKRRKEQLKKLFERTPEQVEEEQTLLAELRKIEQRKKERDRKTQDLQKLITAADHQADPRKSERKSSKKSSSSSRNRPNKTDASHAVESAGIKFPDFKNSGVTLRSQRIKLPSSLGQKKMKGIEQMLNELHLELNPPPTEQICQQFNELRSDIVLHYELRSALSTCDYELQSLRHQYEALAPGKTLTIPPALLPKTEPEVKAEIIDVVGSPTTPSITH, encoded by the exons ATGGCAGACGTACGTGATATTCTGGACATTGAGGTACCGACAACCACAGAACTTACGAAGGAGTCAATATTGGGCAGTGACAAAAAGAGCCGCAAGCGATATGACTACAATAAAATGCCAAAACGTCCCGAGGGTATGCACCGCGAGGTATTTGCCCTCCTCTGCAAGGATAATAACGATGTGCCGCCGTTGTTTCCGACCGATACTGCGAAGGGGTACAAGCAGGTGCGAGCTAAGCTTGGTATGAAGAAGGTCAGACCATGGAAGTGGACGCCGTTTACCAATCCAGCTCGCACGGACGGCGCTGTCTTTCATCACTGGCGGCGTGTCGCCGATGCTGGCAAGGAGTATCCCTTCGCTAAGTTCAATAAGAAAGTTCCTATTCCTACGTACACGAATGCCGAATACGTACAACACTTGGTGATTAACGGCTGGACAAAAGCGGAGACTGATCATCTGTTCGATTTATGCAGAAGATTTGACCTTAGGTTCATTATCATCAAAGACAGGTGGGATTGTGCCAACTTCCCTGCCAGATCTGTAGAAGACTTGAAAGAGAG GTACTATCAGGTGTGTGCTGCATTGACAAAGGCAAAATCTCACTCTGACAAAGTCTACATCTTTGACGCTGAACACGAGAAGCGCAGAAAGGAACAGTTGAAGAAGCTGTTTGAACGTACTCCAGAACAGGTGGAGGAAGAGCAGACTCTACTGGCTGAATTGCGCAAGATTGAgcaaaggaagaaagagagagacaggaAGACTCAAGATTTGCAGAAGTTAATTACAGCAGCTGATCATCAGGCAGACCccagaaagagcgagagaaaatCTTCCAAAAAGAGCAGTAGCTCTTCTAGAAATAGACCAAACAAAACTGATGCTTCTCAT gCTGTAGAGTCAGCGGGAATTAAATTTCCTGATTTTAAGAATAGTGGCGTTACTCTTCGTTCTCAAAGAATCAAGTTACCAAGTAGCCTTGGTCAAAAGAAAATGAAAGGCATTGAGCAAATGTTGAATGAGTTGCATCTAG AATTGAATCCACCACCAACGGAGCAAATATGTCAGCAATTTAACGAACTGCGCAGCGATATAGTTTTGCACTACGAATTGAGAAGTGCGTTATCGACATGCGATTATGAATTGCAATCTTTAAGACACCAGTACGAAGCGTTGGCACCGGGGAAG ACTTTAACAATACCACCGGCGCTTCTACCAAAAACAGAACCGGAAGTCAAAGCGGAAATCATAGACGTGGTAGGATCACCCACTACGCCCAGTATTACtcattaa
- the LOC105198245 gene encoding endoplasmic reticulum-Golgi intermediate compartment protein 2 codes for MLRRRHVNVKTVKELDAFPKVPELYVDKTAVGGTFSIFTIFIIAYLIIAETSYYLDSRLQFKFEPDTEIDAKLQINIDVTVAMPCGRIGADVLDSTNQHMIDFDSLKEEDTWWELTAEQRAHFEALKHMNSYLREEYHAIHELLWKSNQVILYSEMPKRTSEPDYAPNACRVHGSLNVNKVAGNFHITAGKSLSVPHGHIHISAFMTDRDYNFTHRINRFSFGGPSPGIVHPLEGDEKIADNNMMLYQYFVEVVPTDIRTLLSTSKTYQYSVKDHQRPIDHHKGSHGIPGIFFKYDMSALKIKVTQERDTIFQFLVKLCATVGGIFVTSGLIKNIVQSFWYVVSCKFLNLEKADNRGSSVPSHSVGYQSDTINLLDVAAPQSIDIMRPQ; via the exons atgttgagGCGACGACACGTAAATGTTAAGACTGTTAAGGAGCTGGATGCATTCCCGAAAGTTCCTGAGTTATATGTTGACAAAACTGCTGTTGGGGGAACAT tttctatttttacaatttttattatcgcGTATTTGATAATAGCTGAGACAAGCTATTATCTGGATAGcagattacaatttaaatttgagCCAGATACTGAAATTGATGCAAAGCTGCAAATCAATATTGATGTAACAGTGGCAATGCCATGCGGTCGTATTGGTGCTGATGTTTTAGATTCTACAAATCAGCATATGATAGATTTTGATTCTTTAAAGGAAGAGGATACATGGTGGGAATTGACGGCGGAACAAAGAGCACATTTTGAAGCTTTGAAGCATATGAATTCATATTTAAGGGAGGAGTACCATGCTATTCATGAACTGCTCTGGAAGTCTAATCAAGTTATTCTTTACAGTGAAATGCCAAAGCG AACGTCCGAGCCGGATTATGCACCAAACGCCTGCCGTGTTCATGGTAGTCTAAATGTTAACAAAGTCGCAGGTAACTTTCACATAACTGCGGGAAAGTCATTGTCCGTGCCACACGGTCATATACACATTTCCGCGTTTATGACAGATCGAGATTATAACTTTACTCACAGAATCAATAGATTTTCTTTTGGCGGGCCTAGTCCAGGCATAGTGCATCCCCTTGAAGGTGATGAGAAGATCGCAGATAACA ATATGATGCTTTATCAGTATTTTGTTGAAGTTGTCCCTACAGATATTAGGACGTTATTAAGTACGTCCAAGACGTACCAATATAGTGTCAAAGATCATCAGAGACCAATTGATCATCACAAAGGATCTCATGGAATACCTGGGATTTTCTTCAAGTACGATATGAGTGCACTTAAGATAAAAGTGACTCAGGAACGTGATACAATCTTTCagtttttagtaaaattatgtGCCACTGTTGGTGGTATTTTTGTTACAAGCG gATTGATTAAGAACATTGTACAAAGTTTCTGGTATGTTGTAAgctgtaaatttttaaacttggagAAGGCAGATAATCGTGGATCATCTGTCCCATCACATTCCGTAGGTTATCAGTCCGATACTATAAATTTACTTGATGTTGCAGCCCCTCAAAGTATTGATATCATGAGAcctcaataa
- the LOC105198244 gene encoding histone H2B, giving the protein MPPKASGKAVKKAGKAQKNISKTDKKKKRKRKESYAIYIYKVLKQVHPDTGISSKAMSIMNSFVNDVFERIAAEASRLAHYNKRSTITSREIQTAVRLLLPGELAKHAVSEGTKAVTKYTSSK; this is encoded by the coding sequence ATGCCCCCGAAAGCGAGTGGCAAAGCGGTGAAGAAGGCCGGTAAGGCCCAGAAGAATATCAGCAAGACCgacaagaagaagaaaaggaagaggaaGGAGAGCTACGCTATCTACATTTACAAAGTATTGAAGCAAGTACATCCGGACACTGGAATCTCCAGCAAAGCGATGAGCATCATGAACAGCTTTGTCAACGATGTCTTCGAGCGCATCGCCGCCGAGGCATCTCGTTTGGCTCATTACAACAAACGCTCGACTATCACGTCCCGGGAGATTCAGACTGCTGTCAGGCTTCTACTTCCTGGAGAACTTGCCAAGCACGCCGTGAGTGAAGGCACCAAGGCCGTCACCAAATACACCAGCTCAAAGTGA
- the LOC105198242 gene encoding histone H2A gives MSGRGKGGKAKGKAKSRSNRAGLQFPVGRIHRLLRKGNYAERVGAGAPVYLAAVMEYLAAEVLELAGNAARDNKKTRIIPRHLQLAIRNDEELNKLLSGVTIAQGGVLPNIQAVLLPKKTEKKA, from the coding sequence ATGTCTGGACGTGGCAAAGGTGGAAAGGCTAAGGGAAAGGCGAAGTCCCGTTCCAATCGTGCTGGATTGCAATTCCCCGTTGGACGTATCCATAGACTTTTGCGAAAGGGAAATTATGCCGAGCGCGTCGGTGCCGGCGCTCCGGTCTATCTTGCTGCAGTAATGGAATATCTCGCTGCAGAAGTATTGGAATTGGCGGGAAATGCTGCCCGTGACAATAAGAAGACCAGAATTATTCCCAGGCACTTACAGCTAGCCATTCGCAATGACGAGGAATTGAACAAATTGCTCTCAGGTGTTACCATCGCCCAGGGTGGTGTACTACCGAACATCCAAGCAGTTCTATTACCCAAGAAGACTGAAAAGAAAGCTTAA